A genomic window from Microcoleus sp. bin38.metabat.b11b12b14.051 includes:
- a CDS encoding PAS domain S-box protein, with product MSQCSQSIYFSCNAAEMCETAAALQQTADRLTVELNNTRDRLSAEIDRLKLANETLHAALSCSPIFIWAIDKDGKLTMSAGKGLENLGLAAGATVGESIFAVYSQSDILENIAQVLAGNDRTWNAPEGDFTHEIRSTALRNANGEVVGAVGVCTDITERQKSIATLETANQQLQGRLQQETAVLNAALIDSEKKYRNLVETSQELIWSIDIQGILTFVNSAAKRIYGYEPLEMIGRRFTEFLIPEHKNRQIEILAQLLEKTSIHPQISNSPYEIVHIRKDGTTVHLRVNSIVNQAENGAILGLCGTATDISDRKRSEEALQEATDQLRAVLDAVPGLISWVSSDLRYIGVNQHLATSFKRSPESFVGQEINFLDKGSTFGQLIRNFFDSSSQQTSQEIDVEINGFTRNYLIVAQKYHQGTAAVSVGIDITARKGAEAQKTQLIASLQESELKFRSLYEATSDAVMLLDEQQFFDCNPATLAIFGCTNQAQFYGKKPSEFSPQIQPSGQDSCSLAAQKISTAMRTGSCRFDWVHKRLDGSEFPAEVLLNAMEINGRKVIQAVVRDITDRKRDEDRIKASLAEKEVFLKEIHHRVKNNLQVISSLLKLQSRYIQDSRVTEMLRESQNRVRSMALVHEQLYQSKDLSNIDFAEYIQNLAHNLFQAYEIYAEGVELQTTIAPYSVNIDTAVPCGLIVNELVTNCLKYAFPEHKKGKIKIDFTLDNNRVCVLVVSDSGIGFPQDLDYRNARTLGLRLVGSLVKQIRGKIELLETAGTTFQITFSQPTIPGKKINAS from the coding sequence ATGTCACAGTGCAGCCAATCCATCTATTTTTCCTGCAACGCAGCAGAAATGTGCGAAACTGCTGCTGCGTTGCAGCAAACAGCCGATCGACTGACGGTTGAATTAAACAACACCCGCGATCGGCTGTCGGCAGAAATCGATCGCCTAAAACTTGCCAACGAAACCCTGCACGCCGCCCTCAGTTGTTCCCCTATTTTTATATGGGCAATTGATAAAGACGGCAAGTTAACTATGTCAGCAGGTAAAGGATTGGAAAATTTGGGGCTCGCAGCAGGTGCAACTGTCGGGGAGTCGATTTTTGCAGTTTACAGTCAGTCAGATATTTTAGAGAATATTGCCCAGGTACTGGCAGGAAACGATCGCACTTGGAATGCTCCAGAGGGGGATTTTACGCACGAAATTCGATCGACAGCCCTGCGAAACGCAAACGGCGAAGTTGTCGGGGCTGTCGGTGTTTGTACTGATATTACCGAACGCCAAAAGTCGATCGCCACTCTGGAAACAGCAAATCAACAATTACAAGGCAGACTTCAGCAGGAAACCGCAGTTTTGAATGCAGCGCTTATCGACAGCGAAAAAAAGTACCGCAACCTGGTAGAAACGTCCCAAGAGTTAATTTGGTCGATCGACATTCAAGGCATCTTGACTTTTGTCAATTCCGCCGCCAAACGCATCTACGGCTACGAGCCCCTAGAAATGATCGGCCGCCGCTTCACCGAGTTTTTGATTCCAGAACACAAAAATAGACAAATAGAAATATTAGCCCAACTTTTAGAGAAAACTAGCATTCACCCACAAATCTCTAACTCTCCTTACGAAATAGTACACATCCGCAAAGACGGTACAACCGTACACCTGCGCGTCAACAGCATCGTCAACCAAGCGGAAAACGGCGCTATTTTAGGTTTGTGCGGCACCGCAACAGATATTAGCGATCGCAAGCGATCGGAAGAAGCACTGCAAGAAGCTACAGATCAACTTCGAGCCGTCTTGGATGCCGTACCCGGACTAATATCTTGGGTAAGTTCAGATTTGCGGTATATCGGAGTCAACCAACACCTAGCAACCTCGTTCAAACGTTCTCCCGAAAGCTTTGTCGGTCAAGAAATCAACTTTCTCGACAAAGGCTCGACTTTTGGACAACTAATCCGAAACTTTTTTGACAGTTCATCTCAGCAAACATCGCAAGAAATAGACGTAGAAATTAACGGATTTACCCGTAATTATTTAATAGTAGCTCAGAAATACCATCAGGGAACCGCAGCAGTTTCAGTAGGGATAGACATTACCGCTCGCAAAGGCGCCGAAGCTCAAAAAACACAATTAATTGCTTCTTTGCAAGAGTCTGAACTAAAATTTCGCAGCCTTTACGAAGCCACCAGCGACGCAGTAATGCTGCTCGACGAACAACAATTTTTCGACTGCAACCCCGCCACCTTAGCAATATTTGGATGCACCAATCAAGCACAGTTTTACGGCAAAAAACCGAGCGAATTTTCGCCACAAATTCAGCCGAGCGGACAAGACTCGTGCAGTTTAGCAGCACAGAAAATATCCACAGCCATGCGAACCGGTAGCTGTCGCTTTGACTGGGTGCACAAACGTTTAGACGGTTCAGAATTTCCCGCAGAAGTGCTGCTAAATGCCATGGAAATTAACGGACGAAAAGTAATTCAAGCAGTAGTGCGGGACATTACAGATCGCAAGCGCGACGAGGATCGTATCAAAGCATCCCTCGCCGAAAAAGAAGTTTTCCTCAAAGAAATTCACCACCGCGTCAAAAACAACCTTCAAGTTATTTCCAGTTTGCTCAAACTTCAGTCCCGCTACATCCAAGACAGCCGGGTTACTGAAATGTTAAGAGAAAGCCAAAATAGAGTCAGGTCAATGGCTCTAGTTCACGAACAATTGTATCAATCCAAAGACTTGTCAAATATTGACTTTGCTGAATACATCCAAAATCTTGCTCACAATCTATTCCAAGCATATGAGATTTATGCAGAAGGCGTCGAGTTGCAAACAACAATTGCTCCGTACTCTGTAAATATTGATACAGCCGTTCCTTGCGGATTGATCGTCAACGAGCTAGTAACGAATTGCCTAAAATATGCTTTTCCTGAACACAAAAAAGGTAAAATAAAGATAGATTTCACATTGGATAATAACAGGGTTTGCGTGCTGGTCGTAAGCGACAGCGGTATCGGTTTTCCTCAAGACTTAGATTATCGAAATGCCAGAACATTGGGTTTGCGCCTAGTGGGGTCTTTGGTGAAGCAAATTAGGGGAAAAATAGAACTATTAGAAACCGCAGGCACGACTTTTCAAATAACATTTTCGCAACCAACAATTCCTGGAAAAAAAATTAATGCTAGCTAG
- a CDS encoding EAL domain-containing protein gives MLARKILIVEDESIIAEDISDSLIALGYSITGIVYSGEEAIQSATELRPDLILMDVNLQGEIDGITAAEEIRGLFHIPVVYLTAYADENTLRRVNATQPFGYIVKPFEEKNLHTTIQLALHRHEHDSLTNLPNRSLLREQLSLVLDNQKEFPAMIPVLTLSLDRINRINSTLGHDIGDSVLCKVAERLSNFTDQINIVARLESAEFGIAIKPVAERQDAAKIARNILDIVAQPMIVKGSELYVTASIGISLSPEDGCDGEELLKNAYSAMCNSQERGGNKYEFYTAKTAINSINKLTQETCLRHALKRSEFEVYYEPQIEIKTGKIIGAEALVRWNHPKRGRVSPAEFIPMAEEMGLIAPLGEWVLETACRQTQAWQTEGLPPLRVAVNLSARQFEKKNLTERVSEILKETNLDPKCLQLELTEGLILQDEKAAARTFTVWRDMGIQIAIDDFGTGYSSLSYPKRLPFDAIKIDKSFIRDIADDRQNAAITVAIIQMAHCMNMTVIAEGVENQQELAFLCDRDCDEIQGHFFSHALPKLEFEALLKSGKCWKFS, from the coding sequence ATGCTAGCTAGAAAAATCCTGATAGTTGAAGACGAAAGTATCATTGCCGAAGACATTTCAGATAGTTTAATAGCTTTGGGTTATAGTATAACAGGCATTGTCTATTCTGGAGAAGAAGCGATTCAATCTGCTACTGAATTACGACCAGATTTAATTTTGATGGATGTTAACTTGCAAGGAGAAATAGACGGCATTACAGCAGCAGAAGAAATTCGGGGACTATTTCATATTCCGGTAGTTTATTTGACAGCTTATGCTGATGAAAACACTTTGCGACGGGTCAATGCAACGCAACCATTCGGTTATATTGTCAAACCCTTTGAGGAAAAAAATTTACACACAACTATTCAATTAGCTCTCCACCGACACGAGCACGATAGCTTGACAAATTTGCCCAATCGTTCGCTGTTACGAGAGCAGCTAAGTCTGGTATTAGACAATCAAAAAGAATTCCCAGCAATGATTCCAGTTTTGACTCTGAGCTTAGATAGAATAAACCGGATTAACAGTACCTTGGGCCACGATATCGGCGATTCCGTACTTTGCAAAGTTGCCGAGCGGCTGAGCAACTTCACGGATCAAATTAATATAGTGGCTCGTTTGGAATCTGCCGAATTTGGGATTGCGATCAAACCAGTTGCGGAAAGACAGGATGCTGCCAAGATTGCTCGCAATATTTTAGATATTGTCGCCCAACCTATGATTGTTAAAGGCTCGGAACTCTACGTGACGGCAAGTATCGGCATTTCTTTATCTCCGGAGGACGGCTGCGATGGAGAGGAGCTACTGAAAAATGCTTATAGCGCCATGTGCAATTCTCAGGAGCGAGGAGGCAATAAGTATGAGTTTTATACTGCCAAAACAGCGATTAATTCTATCAACAAATTAACTCAAGAAACTTGCCTCCGCCATGCTTTAAAAAGGTCTGAATTTGAAGTTTACTATGAGCCGCAAATAGAAATCAAAACTGGGAAAATCATTGGTGCTGAAGCTTTGGTGCGCTGGAACCATCCAAAAAGGGGCAGAGTTTCCCCGGCGGAATTTATTCCAATGGCAGAAGAAATGGGTTTGATTGCACCGCTGGGCGAATGGGTGTTAGAGACTGCTTGCAGGCAAACTCAAGCTTGGCAAACAGAGGGTTTGCCTCCGCTGCGGGTAGCCGTCAACTTGTCGGCCCGCCAGTTTGAGAAAAAAAATTTGACGGAGAGAGTTAGCGAGATATTGAAAGAAACTAATCTCGATCCTAAATGCCTGCAATTAGAATTGACGGAAGGTCTGATTTTGCAAGATGAAAAAGCTGCCGCTCGAACTTTTACGGTGTGGAGAGATATGGGGATTCAGATCGCAATTGATGATTTCGGTACGGGATATTCTTCTTTGAGCTATCCGAAACGCTTGCCGTTTGATGCCATCAAAATTGACAAGAGTTTTATTCGCGATATCGCCGACGATCGCCAAAATGCAGCGATTACGGTAGCGATTATTCAAATGGCACACTGCATGAACATGACTGTGATTGCTGAAGGGGTAGAAAATCAGCAGGAATTGGCTTTTTTGTGCGATCGCGACTGCGATGAAATTCAAGGGCATTTTTTCAGTCATGCTTTGCCAAAGCTTGAGTTTGAAGCGCTGCTCAAAAGCGGTAAGTGCTGGAAGTTCAGTTGA
- a CDS encoding J domain-containing protein, which yields MVEDKKYDSLRDSFASRTFTNACRSQLMGDINRCYEILEIELGASLEEIKHAYRDLAFVWHPDRFAHNDRLQQKAQQRLTEINQAYDELLLFLSQPQPSSIAPEVQQPPPPPPAEKPLEKPLRRRSGKSAAKLGSQRSQPRPKAASPKVSTQNNSKHKKRLTVQNRPWWARKKPSGRRVAREARPSPKYPHFTLNRKQEFPTQYSKPRLSQNYSSQPWGPLTIAVASYAVTGCILTKFEAPPWMWTLICGADLLWAAILLAEGSATPRVWLAALVSAGAVGGSLVGFQAGGMVTGAAWALVGAGLGAIASSAAESLAVAVVLAGAGVTTVVGFLAGTGSGDWVRALVMAVCWGIVGLTCGLAAEVGVNSRGPVGLSGAIGLGMGAWAGALAGGGSGALAGALAIAGSKTVYGAWAAMGVIAGVVARMVAAERSIATGRGLYTFILLVVSSGFGLWLGYWLVSH from the coding sequence ATGGTAGAAGATAAGAAGTACGATTCCCTACGGGATAGCTTCGCTTCACGCACATTTACCAACGCCTGCCGATCGCAGCTTATGGGTGACATTAATCGATGCTACGAAATCCTCGAAATAGAGCTGGGAGCTTCCTTAGAAGAAATTAAGCACGCTTACAGGGATTTAGCGTTTGTGTGGCATCCCGATCGGTTTGCCCACAACGATCGCCTGCAACAAAAAGCTCAACAAAGATTAACAGAAATCAATCAAGCTTACGACGAGTTGCTTTTGTTTCTGAGTCAGCCTCAACCGAGTTCGATCGCTCCAGAGGTTCAGCAACCGCCCCCACCACCACCTGCGGAAAAGCCACTAGAAAAGCCCCTGAGGAGGCGATCGGGAAAATCAGCCGCTAAGCTTGGTTCCCAGCGCAGTCAACCCCGCCCAAAAGCCGCCTCCCCAAAAGTTTCAACTCAAAACAACTCCAAACACAAGAAACGATTGACTGTTCAAAATCGCCCGTGGTGGGCCCGGAAAAAGCCATCTGGGCGCAGGGTGGCGAGGGAAGCGCGCCCATCTCCCAAGTATCCACACTTTACTTTGAACCGGAAACAAGAATTTCCGACTCAATACTCAAAACCGCGACTATCTCAAAACTATTCAAGCCAACCTTGGGGGCCGCTGACAATCGCCGTGGCGAGTTACGCTGTGACGGGCTGCATTTTGACGAAATTTGAAGCCCCGCCGTGGATGTGGACTTTAATCTGCGGTGCGGATTTGCTGTGGGCTGCGATTTTGCTTGCCGAGGGTTCGGCGACGCCTAGAGTGTGGCTGGCGGCGTTGGTTTCTGCGGGTGCGGTGGGGGGGTCGCTCGTCGGTTTTCAAGCGGGAGGAATGGTAACAGGGGCTGCTTGGGCGCTAGTTGGTGCTGGTTTGGGGGCGATCGCCAGTTCTGCCGCCGAGTCTCTGGCCGTGGCTGTAGTGTTGGCGGGGGCGGGAGTTACCACAGTGGTAGGATTTCTGGCGGGAACGGGTTCTGGCGATTGGGTGAGGGCCTTGGTGATGGCGGTGTGCTGGGGGATTGTCGGCTTGACGTGCGGGCTGGCGGCGGAAGTAGGGGTGAATTCCCGGGGCCCCGTCGGGCTCTCAGGTGCGATCGGGCTGGGGATGGGGGCGTGGGCGGGCGCTTTGGCTGGCGGGGGTTCGGGCGCTTTGGCTGGGGCCTTGGCCATCGCCGGCTCTAAGACTGTTTACGGGGCTTGGGCGGCGATGGGAGTTATTGCTGGAGTTGTGGCGCGGATGGTAGCTGCTGAAAGGTCGATCGCCACAGGCCGCGGGCTGTACACATTTATCTTGTTAGTCGTTAGTTCCGGTTTCGGGCTGTGGTTGGGATATTGGTTGGTTAGTCATTAG
- the polA gene encoding DNA polymerase I: MRSQSVSVTANQPPTFILVDGHSLAFRSYFAFSKSRDGGLRTTTGIPTSVCYGFLKSLLEVMAVHDPQYMAIAFDLATPTFRHEADETYKAGRPETPEDFIPDLKNLQELLGYLNLPAVTAGGYEADDVLGTLANKASAAGYAVKILTGDRDLFQLVATEKNISVLYLSTDELRRSGKGKSQAYGPEEVKAKLGILPPQVIDYKALCGDKSDNIPGVKGIGDKTALQLLEAYNTLDGIYAAIDEIKGATKKKLEEGKEAAYHSQKMATIVQEVPLEINLEDCQLKGFDEAALIPMLEKLEFKTFLTKVKQIQKRFGGTLIDESSSLPGSTSTENTGKEPLEKSGEDANSPINDSEKSGQDAHATSHQTSENSEVDELWFWSSADTKAAQQENKLPIKPRIIQTTEQLTELVQLLQTHTDKSSPVAWDTETTALEARDAELVGIGCCWGTGEQDLAYIPTGHKTGTNLDKATVLNALRPILEGENYPKALQNAKFDRSILRCQGIKLIGVVFDTMLASYVLNPETSHSLSELSRKYLGIVAESYKELVPKNKTIADISIVKVADYCGMDVHTTFQLVGKLRAELDKADEGSFPGKSLHELLLKVEQPLEPVLAEMEYCGIRINSAYLNTLSQELEVKLAKLEENTYEAAGRKFNLGSPKQLSEILLEKIPEEFQKKSRKTKTGYSTDAAVLDKLQGDHPIVDDLLEHRTLSKLKSTYVDALPQLVRADTGRVHTDFNQAATGTGRLSSSNPNLQNIPIRTEFSRQIRKAFLPESGWLMVSADYSQIELRILAHLSQEPVLIEAYQNNRDVHTVTAQLLFEKEEVTPDERRFGKTINFGVIYGMGAIKFGRSMGKSSADGKKFIERFNQRYSKVFEYLEKVKKDAIALGYVSTILGRRRYLNFESKTFSDLKGSNPEDIHSSLLKSLTKNDAQSLRAAANAPIQGSSADIIKLAMIEVHKILPDYQARLLLQVHDELIFEVPPDEWEELQPKIRTAMENALPLSVPLVVDIHAGQNWMETK, encoded by the coding sequence GTGCGATCGCAATCTGTGTCAGTGACGGCAAATCAACCTCCTACCTTCATCTTAGTTGACGGCCACTCCCTGGCCTTTCGCTCCTACTTCGCCTTTTCCAAAAGTCGAGACGGAGGCTTGCGAACTACCACGGGCATTCCCACCAGCGTCTGTTATGGGTTTCTCAAGTCGCTGCTGGAAGTTATGGCCGTCCACGATCCCCAGTACATGGCGATCGCCTTTGACCTCGCCACGCCCACTTTTCGCCACGAAGCAGACGAAACCTACAAAGCCGGTCGTCCCGAAACCCCCGAAGATTTCATCCCCGATCTCAAAAACCTGCAAGAACTTCTGGGCTATCTCAATTTACCAGCAGTCACCGCTGGGGGCTACGAAGCCGACGACGTTTTGGGAACTTTGGCTAACAAAGCCAGCGCTGCGGGTTATGCGGTTAAAATCTTGACGGGCGATCGAGATTTGTTTCAATTAGTAGCAACCGAGAAAAACATCAGCGTACTATACTTGAGCACGGATGAACTCAGGCGATCGGGCAAAGGCAAATCCCAAGCATACGGCCCGGAAGAAGTCAAAGCCAAACTCGGCATTTTGCCCCCACAAGTAATAGATTACAAAGCCCTCTGCGGCGACAAATCCGACAACATTCCCGGAGTCAAAGGCATCGGCGACAAAACCGCCCTGCAATTGTTGGAAGCTTACAATACTCTAGATGGGATCTATGCAGCGATCGATGAGATTAAAGGCGCAACTAAGAAAAAGCTAGAAGAAGGCAAAGAAGCCGCCTATCATTCTCAAAAAATGGCGACAATTGTCCAAGAAGTCCCCTTAGAAATCAATTTAGAAGATTGCCAGCTCAAAGGTTTTGATGAAGCAGCATTGATTCCGATGCTGGAAAAGTTGGAATTTAAAACATTTTTAACCAAAGTTAAACAAATTCAAAAGCGGTTCGGTGGCACTCTTATTGACGAATCATCCTCGCTCCCAGGATCTACCTCGACTGAAAATACAGGAAAAGAACCCTTAGAAAAGAGCGGGGAAGATGCCAATTCCCCAATTAATGACTCAGAAAAAAGCGGGCAAGATGCCCACGCCACATCACATCAAACTTCTGAAAATTCAGAAGTAGACGAATTGTGGTTTTGGAGTTCTGCTGACACCAAAGCCGCCCAGCAGGAAAACAAACTGCCAATTAAACCGCGCATCATTCAAACAACCGAACAGTTAACCGAATTAGTTCAACTGCTGCAAACCCATACCGACAAATCCTCACCCGTGGCGTGGGATACCGAAACCACCGCCTTAGAAGCGCGAGACGCCGAATTAGTTGGAATTGGCTGCTGTTGGGGAACCGGAGAACAGGATTTAGCTTACATTCCCACCGGACACAAAACGGGCACAAACTTAGACAAAGCCACAGTTTTAAATGCTTTGCGTCCGATTTTGGAAGGCGAGAATTATCCGAAGGCGCTGCAAAATGCTAAATTCGATCGATCGATCCTGCGCTGTCAAGGCATCAAACTAATCGGAGTCGTGTTTGACACCATGCTAGCCAGTTACGTACTCAACCCAGAAACCAGCCACAGTCTCAGCGAATTGTCAAGGAAATACTTAGGCATTGTCGCCGAAAGTTACAAGGAATTAGTACCGAAAAACAAAACAATTGCTGACATCAGCATTGTCAAAGTAGCTGACTACTGCGGCATGGACGTTCATACTACATTTCAGTTAGTAGGTAAACTTAGAGCAGAATTGGATAAAGCTGATGAAGGTAGCTTTCCCGGAAAATCTTTGCACGAGTTACTACTGAAAGTAGAACAGCCCCTCGAACCAGTTTTAGCAGAAATGGAATACTGCGGTATTCGCATTAATTCAGCTTATCTCAATACCCTTTCCCAAGAGCTAGAAGTAAAATTAGCAAAATTAGAAGAAAATACCTATGAAGCAGCGGGAAGAAAGTTCAATTTAGGTTCGCCGAAACAACTCAGCGAAATCTTGTTAGAAAAAATCCCCGAAGAGTTTCAGAAAAAGTCTCGCAAAACCAAAACAGGATACTCGACAGACGCTGCTGTTTTGGATAAATTGCAAGGAGACCACCCGATTGTAGACGATTTATTGGAACACCGAACCTTATCCAAATTGAAATCAACTTATGTCGATGCTTTGCCGCAGTTGGTGCGTGCCGATACCGGGCGAGTGCATACAGATTTCAACCAAGCTGCAACGGGCACGGGCCGGCTTTCTTCTTCCAATCCCAATTTACAAAATATTCCCATCCGCACCGAGTTTTCGCGGCAAATTCGCAAGGCTTTTTTACCAGAGTCTGGTTGGCTGATGGTGTCGGCTGACTATTCTCAGATTGAATTGCGAATTTTGGCTCATTTGAGTCAAGAACCTGTGTTAATTGAAGCTTACCAAAATAATCGAGACGTGCATACCGTGACGGCTCAACTGCTGTTTGAAAAGGAGGAAGTCACGCCGGATGAACGGCGGTTTGGTAAAACGATTAATTTTGGGGTAATCTATGGTATGGGAGCGATTAAGTTTGGGCGATCGATGGGCAAATCGTCCGCAGATGGTAAAAAGTTTATTGAACGATTTAACCAGCGTTACAGTAAAGTGTTTGAATATTTGGAAAAAGTAAAAAAAGATGCGATCGCCCTAGGCTACGTTTCCACAATCCTAGGCCGCCGCCGCTACCTAAACTTCGAGAGCAAAACATTCAGCGACTTAAAAGGCAGCAACCCCGAAGACATTCACTCCAGCCTACTTAAATCCCTCACCAAAAATGACGCCCAATCTTTGCGGGCCGCCGCCAACGCTCCAATTCAAGGCTCCAGTGCTGATATCATTAAACTTGCCATGATTGAGGTACACAAAATTTTGCCCGACTATCAGGCGCGGCTGCTGCTGCAAGTTCATGACGAATTAATCTTTGAAGTCCCTCCCGATGAATGGGAAGAATTGCAGCCGAAAATTAGAACGGCGATGGAAAATGCCCTGCCACTTAGTGTACCGCTGGTAGTTGACATCCATGCGGGGCAGAATTGGATGGAAACTAAATAG
- a CDS encoding DUF1698 domain-containing protein, which translates to MRSKFYKFFSPKTAAIPENISLQDMETLLLKAEVAKIPTWHHCIDLGCGVITPGGGKTSSPETELKIGLPESLAGMTVLDVGAWDGFYSFAAERRGAKRVLATDSFVWRSPDIGKAGFELARTVLESQVEDMEIDVLELSPEKVGVFDVVLLLGVLYHMRHPLLALDRVFSVTGKLLILETHVDMLDCSRPAAAFYCGAELNNDPTNWFGPNPLAVKGMLESSGFRDIKLVNTAQVSGTCARMVFHAWR; encoded by the coding sequence ATGCGGAGCAAATTCTACAAATTTTTCAGCCCAAAAACAGCCGCAATTCCGGAGAATATTTCTCTACAAGATATGGAAACATTGCTGCTAAAAGCCGAAGTAGCAAAGATTCCCACTTGGCATCACTGTATTGACCTCGGTTGCGGAGTCATCACTCCCGGCGGAGGCAAAACTTCTTCTCCCGAAACCGAACTAAAAATCGGACTTCCTGAAAGTTTAGCAGGAATGACTGTTTTAGATGTTGGTGCTTGGGATGGATTTTACTCTTTTGCCGCAGAAAGGCGCGGGGCTAAGCGCGTTTTGGCGACGGATTCTTTTGTTTGGCGATCCCCCGATATTGGCAAAGCAGGATTTGAACTGGCGCGCACAGTGCTTGAGTCTCAAGTTGAGGATATGGAAATAGATGTGCTGGAACTTTCGCCGGAGAAAGTAGGGGTTTTTGATGTGGTTTTGTTATTGGGAGTGCTTTACCACATGAGACATCCCCTCCTAGCTCTCGATCGCGTTTTCAGTGTCACCGGCAAGCTGTTAATATTAGAAACTCACGTTGATATGCTCGATTGTTCGAGACCAGCCGCAGCCTTTTACTGTGGCGCCGAACTGAACAACGATCCCACGAATTGGTTCGGGCCAAATCCTCTGGCGGTGAAAGGGATGCTCGAAAGTTCAGGATTCCGAGACATCAAACTTGTCAATACTGCTCAGGTTAGCGGTACTTGCGCCCGGATGGTTTTTCACGCTTGGCGTTAG
- a CDS encoding thermonuclease family protein: MNQTKITLSPKITSLSAVVLLFLLSGCPQKLPPNNYAVKRVSDGDTLVASDAAGKDIKVRFACIDAPEIAHTNAEKNSKKAADKNQFKWGNLAEERMQQLVKEGGGRVVLTVTDTDRYGRKVSEVRFPNGTFAQEVLLREGLAMVYTPYLKNCPSATVVKQAEAEAKKNRRGIWGDSKFVPAWNFRHSDK, from the coding sequence ATGAACCAAACCAAAATCACCCTTTCTCCTAAAATCACCAGCTTGAGCGCAGTTGTTCTGCTATTCCTACTCTCCGGCTGTCCGCAAAAGCTACCGCCCAACAACTATGCTGTCAAACGAGTCAGCGACGGCGATACCCTTGTCGCCAGCGATGCCGCCGGGAAAGATATCAAAGTACGTTTTGCCTGCATAGATGCACCGGAAATTGCTCACACCAACGCTGAAAAAAATAGCAAAAAAGCAGCAGATAAAAATCAGTTTAAATGGGGAAATCTCGCCGAGGAAAGAATGCAGCAGCTCGTCAAAGAAGGGGGCGGTCGCGTCGTTTTGACAGTCACGGATACTGACCGCTACGGTCGCAAAGTTAGCGAAGTTCGCTTCCCAAACGGCACATTTGCTCAAGAAGTTTTGCTGCGCGAAGGATTAGCAATGGTTTACACTCCGTACTTGAAAAACTGTCCTAGTGCAACAGTTGTGAAACAAGCGGAAGCCGAAGCGAAGAAAAATCGCCGCGGTATTTGGGGAGATTCTAAGTTTGTGCCAGCTTGGAATTTTCGGCACAGCGATAAATGA